Part of the Thermogemmatispora onikobensis genome is shown below.
AGTGCGATGATGATGTTCCGTATACTATACCCCATGCAGCCCTGTTACTCAAGGAGGACTTTCGCTCTCAAGCGGCCTCATAGGCTGTGACAGCGCTCTTTCTCTGACTACCTGTCTCGTCCCGTTAAGAGCCAGTCTGAGAGACGTCCCCAGCTGAGAGGCTCTCTTGAGAGGCTCGCTCTGGCGAGCGTAGTGTTTTTCGTGTAGTCTGTTTTACCTTGCTTTGCCTTGTCATGCTTCTGCCTGAAGGGTACAATGGAGGCAAACAGTGAAGACCAATGTGAGAGCGAGCCGCAATGACAGAAGTACACTTTGGCTGGGTTCTCAACGCCGGGCCGACGCGCGGCATGGAGCCGAGCCGCTTTCTGGAGATCACGCGAGAGCAGATTGCTCTGGTGGGCGATCAGATCGACTCTCTGTGGTTCACCGATCATCTGCAGTTTGGCAATTCGCCTGTGCTAGAGGGGTGGACAGCGTTGACCTATCTTGCAGCGCTTTACCCGCAGTATCGCATTGGCCACATGGTCCTCTGCCAGTCGTTTCGCAATCCTGCTTTGCTGGCCAAAATGGGGGCCACCTTGCAGTATCTGAGTGAGGGGCGTTTCCTGCTCGGCATCGGCGCAGGCTGGCATGAGGAAGAGTATCGAGCCTACAACTATCCTTTCCCCGAGCCACGAATCCGCCTTGAGCAGCTTGAAGAGACCCTTCAGATTGTCAAAGCGCTCTGGAGCGAGGAACAAGCGACCGTTGAGGGGCGCCATTATCGGGTCCACAGCGCCTATTGTGAGCCAAAACCGGAACCGGTGCCGCCTGTCATTGTCGGTGGTCTTGGTCCGCGCCTGCTCCACATTGTGGCCCGCTATGCTGATGGCTGGAATGCTGCCTGGGTCAAGCCAGAAGCCTATCGCGAACGGCTCACGACCTTCGAGCGTGCCTGTCAGCAGCTCGGGCGAGATCCTAGCCAGATCGAGCGGAGCTGGTTCGGGCGCTGCATCTGTGTTCCTTCCCCAGAGGAAGCGGCCAGACTGCAAGGTCGGGGGCTGCTTGGTACTCCGGACCAAATCGCCGAGCAGATTCAGGCCTACGTCGACCTGGGCATCACCACCTTTATACTGGGAAGCTGGCAACTAGAGGATCGGCAGACCGTCGAGCTACTGGCGCGCCAGGTTTTGCCGCGCTTCCGCTCTGGTAGCCCAGCCGCCTGAATACCATCGCATCGGTGACTACTGCCCTGACATCGGCTCCCAATACAGTGCTTGCTCGCTTGCTGGTGGTCAGGTAATGGCGGGGACCTGCATGGGTCCCGCCTTTTGCGCCACTACCGAGTGCACCAGGGAGAGCAAGCAAATGAGCGAGTAAGGAGCAAGGCCAATGGAAACCCCTGAAAGTGGGCCACTTTCGATCCTCTTCGGGGCAAATGTTGATCCTACCGCGGACGATCCGCGCAGGCCCGTGGAACTCGCGCGCGCCGTGGAAGAAGCCGGCTTTGACCTCATCG
Proteins encoded:
- a CDS encoding LLM class flavin-dependent oxidoreductase, translated to MTEVHFGWVLNAGPTRGMEPSRFLEITREQIALVGDQIDSLWFTDHLQFGNSPVLEGWTALTYLAALYPQYRIGHMVLCQSFRNPALLAKMGATLQYLSEGRFLLGIGAGWHEEEYRAYNYPFPEPRIRLEQLEETLQIVKALWSEEQATVEGRHYRVHSAYCEPKPEPVPPVIVGGLGPRLLHIVARYADGWNAAWVKPEAYRERLTTFERACQQLGRDPSQIERSWFGRCICVPSPEEAARLQGRGLLGTPDQIAEQIQAYVDLGITTFILGSWQLEDRQTVELLARQVLPRFRSGSPAA